Part of the Triticum aestivum cultivar Chinese Spring chromosome 4D, IWGSC CS RefSeq v2.1, whole genome shotgun sequence genome is shown below.
CTATTGTTTAATTATTTTTAGGGCCATTTGCATTtatgtccctaactcgaaccacctactcagatttgcccctaatttcgaagtctgctcaaatttgcccctctgccgttaggtgcccttatagaaatgcccttctgcgtCGTTACCGTCCGGTCACAGCGCTTTGACCGTCTCGAAGAAATGGCAAaagaatcaaaaaaatctgaaattttgtgggatcgaagatactcatTTGCGCAAGGTGCATGCAATTTTTTGTGCTATTTGGACATTTTAGGAGATTGTGGCGAGGAAAACATTTAATTTGTAGGCCAGTGAAcagtaaatttgaaataaaatagcaagaaaattcaaaaaaatatgaaaatttttggcatcaaagaggcttgggtgcacaaggtgcttgcaagtttttgtTATCAAATGATGTGCGAGGAGCTctagcaaaaaaacaaaatagtcacTTTTTCCAAAGTTTTTTCCCGAGCCAATTTTTTTTCTACACGAGCTCCTTCAGtatccaaacacaacaaaaatttgcacgcaccttgcggaCCCGAGCTTCTTTGATGCCAAGATTTTTCATATTTTTTAATTTCctagctatttttttgaatttactgttcacaggcatacatatttattgttttttcttagCCACGAGCTCCTGAAATGTCTAAGCAGCACGTAAATTTGCACGCATCTTGCGAACCTGAGTATCTTTGATTccacaaaatttcagaatttttagaatttttttgctatttttttcaggacggtcaaagccTTTTGATCGGCTTTGACCAGACGGTAACAacacagaagggcatttctataagtgcacataacgacagaggggcaaatttgagcaggcttcgaAATTAGGGACAAATATGAGTAGTGGGTTCCagttagggacacagatgtaaaagacccttatttttatatgacctctaatcttggttatgattctgtgtcaaatgacttgttgcatgtttgcttatttaagcatgttataGCATGTAATTTTTGAAACGATTaaagtttattcaccaatgttaggatgatttaatgataagcattgtcaatcttttgatatgaataagaacTTCGCTTATATATGCAACTAAGTTGCAATATTTTCCCGCCTTTGACTTCTTGGGATAATATTTTACCTTCATATTTCACGACATTTGAAGAGTACTCTTATATAAATGTGTCACATGTGCCACAACCGAGATCAATAAAAATGGATGGCATATACatatacaccttgtctcttttgacatatacatatacaacatataCAACTGTCATattaaaatttggaaattttcagggtcatttgacctttttaagacattaagtgagtttctagccatttaattgccgtaattcaaatttgaactacatgtacatgcaatagcaAACCATCGTGCATTGGAAAAATCATTTATGTATTACATTTTACAATAATATCATGGTAACACAAAATACACATTCATGCCTTACATTTGGAAAGAAAATGTAAATATCTAGCAAGACAACTgggccccacacgattggcactctatttcgtgcCTCGAGGTGTGGAAGGTGAGTGGCGTCGGTTATTAATCAGACGTGGTTCTGTATTGGGAACCATTAGCGATTTATTTTACACATGGCTTTTGctacgggaatcgtgtgtaattcaagcTATAGTACTCATAAATTCCGATGACCGATGTGTGCGCTGCTCTCGTAGATCTaaattccggccgccaataaatactaccctacccacgtcgtcccgcctgcattctcatctacattcTCTCctcgctcgccccccccccctcccccctcacaAAACTCTGCCATGGCATCGTTGATCTGCCCACGTGCCGAGGAGGATGCGTCGCCCCGCGAGGACGTCAAGGCGCAGAGTAGCGACGAGGAGGACTCCTAGGCGCCATCAGGTGAGGTTGCACCGGACCCCCAACTTTGGAGTGGTTTTGGGTCTAGTACGATTTTTGTTTGTGGAAGGCGCTGCGCTGGCTGAGAAAGCTAgacaagtggcgttcaagaaggagttGGCGGAGGAGCAAGCCAGGTAGCAGGCGCCCCATGAAGCCGCTTGGGAAAAGGAGGCGCTGGAGCTTTGGCGGCGGGCACGTCGACGtacggaggaggtgtacgaagatggcCGGTACTTCGCCAGGAAGTCCAAAGGCGCTTGGCGCCTCATCgttgcatggaggtgggccgataagcccCAACGTGCTACAGACGAGGAGCTCCGATGGgtgcccaatgaaatggcaagatcattCGCGCGCGTCCgtcagcaagaggcagatcggcatGTCAAGCGCTGCGAGATGGAGGAGGCGGAGAACTCCCTGGGAAGCCGccacgcaccagggagctgctagcgaggggctgccggaatactggccccctaaagagggattattagttttagtattgttcattttcaatttttatgcattgtacctagaaGTTAAAGTATTCATCACGTATATGTATAGGAAAAATGCATCCTACCACCTGGGGGTatttaccccacatgtctcatatactatcatGTAGTAGTATGTATAGTACTTTAttgttttaaatatgttcatataatatatctaagatatttcaaagcaagtaaATGAAAAAATTACATATGAGCCCAtattttttgttatatttgtgaaatacgtatatatttgtacgtaaaaaagagtatGCTCAAAATAttgtacatactacctaaaaagttatatatatatatatatatacacacacacactacctaaacattgttatatactacatattacacgtacatactctcgattTTAACAGATACTACATACAAAATACAAAACGCAAGTGATGGTAACTACCACTGGTGGTAGAAACATTTGTATTTCTCTCAAGAAAAGCAGAGCTATATAGGAAAAAGCAGAGCTATTGTGTTTCTCTGTAGAGACGGTAATCTCAGCCACATGCTTTGCTTGGGATTTGGTCCCCTTTCTTACCCTCTAAACATTTATATCATTTTACATGTCTGAAATTTATTCCTCATATGGCCTAGATTAGAAGAAATATAAACAtttcaaaatataaacaaaaagaaaaatatagAAGAAAATACAAACTCAAGGCAAACACATGGCCTAACTTGGTTGGTTCACCGGAATGAGTTAGTGTGAATTCTTTTTTTTATTGTTTGAACCAAGCTACTGTAGCTACCCGAAATGAGTTAGTGCGGATTGTTTTTTTAAGAGAACCATTTTTTAAATAAAGTGTAAAAAAATTGTAATCTCAAATATATTTTGAGAAGTGcacacattttttgaatttatgaagaaACTTTTGAAAATACAAACAATTTTTAAAGCcaagaatattttttaaatttccaAATTTTTCTGAGTTTGTCAACAAAATTTGAAAGAGAGGGGATTTTTTTTGAAtctgtgaacatattttgaatttttcAACAAAATTTAAAAAGAGGAACAAATTTTGAAGCCATGAACAAATttatgaaaatatttttgaaagggAACATTTTTAAATTCCTAATAATATTTAAAATGAGAATAGCTTTTGTAATGCAACACTTTTTCCTGAATTTTTGCACAATTTTGAAAACATaaacatttttatatttttttgaaattttggaacatttttatGAAAGGGAATATAAACttgaaaaggaaaaagggaaacaAGTTGGCCGGCCGATTTACCTGGTCGCTCGTGATCTGTGCTGTGACAATCTGCCGCAGAGAGCGTCAAATAGGAATGCGTCGATCTATAGACGCGCCCAGAACTTTCTAGTTTATGATAGACCTGAGTAGCAGGGTCCAAAGCGAATGGTGGAAGCATTCCCGGCCCAGCTGCACGATTCTTGCTTCTACCTGTACGAGCTCGAACAAGCGAGAACTCTCAAGAACCTCATATCCATTGCACGACCGCCCCGCTATAAATTCTCACGGCCTGCATTGGCTCCGTCCCAAGACCGGCAGAGGAAAACCATCGAAAGCTTCTTTGATCTCGATCGCGCAAACCATTCGCGCTCACGCACAACTCAACCAGTAAACAAAAGATTCATCAGCAGCTTATCGCCAGCCCGCCGACGATGTCGCTGATCCGCCGTGGCGACGTGTTCGACCCCTTCTCCCTCGACCTCTGGGACCCCTTCGACGGCTTCCCCTTCGGCTCCGGCAGCGGTAGCATCTTCCCACGCACCACCAGCTCCGAGACCGCGGCATTCGCCGGCACGCGCATCGACTGGAAGGAGACGCCCGAGGCGCACGTGTTCAAGGCGGACGTCCCGGGGCTGAAGAAGGAGGAGGTGAAGgttgaggtggacgacggcaaCGTGCTGCAGATCAGCGGCGAGCGGAACAAGGAGCAGGAGGAGAAGACCGACACCTGGCACCGCGTGGAGCGCAGCAGCGGCAAGTTCCTGCGCAGGTTCAGGCTCCCGGAGAACGTGAAGGCGGAGGAGATCAAGGCGGCCATGGAGAACGGCGTGCTCACCGTCACGGTGCCCAAGGCGGAGGCCAAGAAGCCCGACGTCAAGCCCGTCCAGATCACCGGCTAGACAGCATTGGGCGTGTGGCTGCTTCTGCTCAGATGAGGAGGATGCGAGAATAATAGTGCCTCTGGTGGTGAGAGGCCCAATAAAACAAGCTTGGATATGTGGGTTGGGTTTGAGTCTCGTCCTAGTGTTTGCGTCGAATGCTGTGGGTTCAGTTCGGTCTTTGAGGTACCGTAGTTGATGGTTTGTGTGTGAGCCGTGCGCGCAATATTAGTTTCGTGTTTGCGCATGGCTCGAAAGTGTAGTGTTCGTTGTACTATTTGAGCAGAGGAGCAGTATTATCTATATGGGTGTCTATTACTTTGTTCGATCATTTCCTTTTAAGTTTTATACGTTGGCCGATATACTTCTACATAGACTTCATGCTCTCTACCTATAAATAACTAGTATGTGTGCACGtgtgcacgttttaacattattaTGGAGTGGTTTCTGGTTTAAAAAAACATAGACTTGCCAATAGATTCAAGGTAAAATGAAAATATCGTTTATGTATGGATGCAGAAAGAAAATACATTACAAAAAAGTAAGTTAATATATGTAATCCCCCCAATTTGTTAAGAAAGAAAATAGTTCATAAAATTGCTTGCCGAAATGTTTTATATTGTGGGATGGAGAGAGTATAACTTTATTGTATATTTCCTCTCTGAAACAACTTTTCATGGGCTCAACAGTTTGCAACATGGGCCAAGAGGAATCAATATGGGCCACTTATTTTGAGAAGGATGAGGCGATCGTTCTGGAACATTGTGGATGGAGCAGTGATGTACTGTTCATTGCGAATCCCACTCTTTTCAGCCGTTGGATTGAGCACACGAATGGCTAGGATTGATGATCATGCCCAATTCAAAACTGGTACACTAcaagtagtatagatatagatatactcCTCTGATCCAAAATAACTGTCGCAGTTTTGAATAAGCGGCACTTATTATGTTTTGAATAAGCGACACCTATTATGAGTCGGAGGATGTAAATGATATGTAAGCGGCACTTATTATTATGGATTGAGGGAGTGAAGTTGTATCAAAGAAGTTCCGTTCCAAACAATCGTTTTCTTCCAGTTGGTTGTAGCGTGTAGCTTTGTTGATTTTCTAGTGGTGAGAGGCTTACAAAGGGTGAGAGCTGCTCAAGAAAAGCTATTTTTCACAAGGTGATCGTCCAAACTTATTGCATTGTCAATATCACAAGATTGAATTTGCACCAAAATCGTGAACTGAGCTCTTTTCACAGGTGATTGCCCAAACTTATATTGCATTATCTATCATCTGATCGAATTTGTACCAAAATTGTGAACAAGCGTCACTCAGATTGTTAGGTCAACTCCTAGAATTGAATTAATGCTCGCATTTTTTTAGTAGTGTGCGTGGTGCGTTTATGTGAGCATCTGCTATTTTACTATGTTAAAAAAAGAGTTAGTACTAAAATTAATAGATCACGCTAACAGGAATGTTTCAGCATATCAACAGTatctttactactccctccattccacaatgtagtgcttcctgtatctccgtgcttcaactttgaccgtaaatttaactaccaagaccgattgcggcgggagcaaaaattatatcagtgaattcgtattcgaaagaaatTTTTTATTATGTAATTTTTTCACCCGCCACAGTCGGTCTCGTtcgttaaatttatgatcaaagttcgacctcggaaagcgcgggcgcactatattttggaatggagggagtatgaaacAAGAATGTACTTTGAAAATTTTAAATCCTTTGGATCAAAATGCCTGGTGTACAACGTTGCCACTTTGGGCTCCTATTTTTCTTCCCTCATGAACTTCGCGTAGAAGTGTGTTATATTTTCATCACGCAGAAAACGCTAAGATAGGCCAACGCTTGCCAATATTTATGATATGAGCACTAACGACCAAAGTTTATCAGGTTTACAACATAACCACTACACCCAAGGCCATGTAAAGATACAACACGACCACCCTCCATTGATGGGCTTCCAATCTGTTCATCATCAGTTAAGGACAGTACAAAGAACACTAGAGCGAGCAGAAGGTGTGCCGCCGTGATCACCTTTACCTAACCATAGTCCAACAAACCTCGTTGTACTAAAAAGTCATCATGCTAAAGTCTTATAGGACCAGAGCTAAAGTATTATAGGACCAGAGCGCACCACAACAGCGACCGACGCCAATGAAGCTAAAGACAGACGAACAAAGATCAAATCCAAGTGGATCCATCAAAAACAAACGCTAACCGAATCCATCGTCCACACGCCCTCCAATGATGCTAGATGCACCGCCAGAACAGGGTTATGCGGGGAGAACCTTGTACCAACTCCAAAGAACCACCGTCGTCTCATCTTCCTGAGCATGACACAAAACCTGAGCGAACACAAAAGAACACCTAAAAACCAAGCAGAATGCAAGCACATCAATCTCCAGGCAAGTCTCCTTATTAAATCAACATATAACAGTCTGTAGCGTGGCATATAGATACATACAAATCGCAAAAATGTTGTCCCCGTAGAACCAGCCTGTTGGAGCCCACCCAACCCCTCGGTAACGCATGCATTTAGAAAAATCTGCAAAGAATAAATGGAATGTGCCTCCACAGGGAAACCAGCGGCAGAAGGATGTGGTGCGTCTCAATCCAGACCGTAGAAATCACTACCACACAATCACAGATGCCAGCAGCCGTGGTTTCGTAGCCCTACTCTGAATCGTAGAAATCACTGCCGCACGGTGTAATTACATCCGACTCCAGCATCTGTACCACCCTGTGCATCGTCGGCCGCTCCTCCGGCAAAGAGCTCACACATTGCTTGGCGAGAGAGAGCAGGGCGTCCAGGGTCTCGATCTGCACGCCGTCGCAATCCGGATCCACGATCTCCCGCTCTCTGCTCTCTCCAGCCAAGAAGTTCAGCTGCCATATAGCAAGTTAACCCTTTGTGGTAAATACATAAAAAGATGTGACATGCATGAGAGTTGTGCACATGAAAAGAAATTAAATAAAAAGGTCGTACCCATCCAACAATGTTCAACCCCTTCTCAATGAATGATGCATCAGTAGGTCGCTTTCCGCTCAGTATCTCGAGTACCAAAACTCCAAAACTGTATACATCCGTCTTTTCGGTGGCCCTGCCACTTTGCATATACTCTGGATGTTCGATATTGCGAATATTAGCTCAGATTATTACAAAGTGATACATTTTCCGAAGTGAAGTGTGCATTTTCGTTCTCATCATTTGATGAAATGGAACAACTTTCACATACCTGGCGCAAGATATCCAAATGTTCCTGCAACTATTGTAGTAATATGAGATTCTTCATCCTCCAGTAGCTTTGCAAGTCCGAAGTCTGATACACGTGCCTCAAAATTGCCGTCCAGTAAGATATTGCTCGACTTAATATCACGATGTATTATTCGAGGTGAGCAATCATGATGCAAGTAAGCCAGGCCTTTTGCAGCTCCAAGTATTATGTTAATGCGTGCCTCCCATTCCAACTGCTCAGTTTTTTCTGCCAAGAACGATGAACATATGAAACGTTAGGCCGGGCTTTAAAAAGTTATTCCTGTTCAAATGGACTAATGCTCATGGAAGACCTGAGCAAAAGTTACTTGTACAAGGTCAATTTGGTTCAACATAAATTTTAGATGGAACCATAGTTAAGGCTGTCCATCCTTGTTTAGCTACAGAAATGAACTATTCAGTATGTCTGTAAGGAAGTACTTCCTCTGTTTCTTTTTCTTATAATGTGTACTTCTTTTTTGAGAAATTATAAGGAGTATTTTAACCAAGGCTTATGCCATTTGAAACCAAGGTGTTGTGAACCTTGATCCATTGTGACTTGTGAGAAAGAGAAAGATGGTGCTTACTCACAAATTTTGAAGAGAGGGGAGATAAACAAGGAGAAAAGAGAGAAAATGCTAGTAAATTTGCATGCACGCCGTTTTAAAACAAGTTGTGGACCAGTGGACCTTGATCCACAACATGAGGACTACCGCGCTGAAGATAACCAAAAGCTGTGGCTTGAAGGGTTTGGGTAGACATAGGTTACTATTAGAGAATAGCTTGGAGATGATAGATTCATTGTTCTTGCTTGACTCAAACATGACATCCCTGTATAGTGGATGCTCAGGCCCTTGACCTTTCCTAACACAATATGGACTCCTTAATCTTAATGAATTAGGCTCCTGCAATTTTAAATTTCCTAACACTATACTATTGATTAAAGGACTTCTGATCTCCCTCTGTTCGGGCTCCCTGCTGCTAGTCCACAACATAACAACACAAAAATTGTAGGCCTCGTATTTGTATACAGAGGGAGTGGCATATCTTATTCATCCTTTACATTGCACGTGTGATCAAAATCCTATTTTACTCCAAGATATGATGTAAACTTGACCTTGCCTATAACCCAAATCTACTCCAAGGACAGTTGTCTGAACTTTTTTTTCTGGTAGGGTCTGGTCCGATTGAGAAGGTCTACTCTAAGGATCCTCTAGGCCTCAAAATTGGATCGCCGGCAAAAGCAACTTTTTACTGTTAGAAGTATATTTGTGTCTAAGATAGAGATAGGAGTTAGAGGTAGAAAAGTTTTAAACATATACGACTTGccctctactccaagtctctctccctcatatgtactcctatatataccctACACAAGGGTCAGATCAATAAAACAACAAAGTTACCCATCCTACAATTTCCACTTTTATTTGTACTCTTTTCCTTACATAGCGGCACCAAACATGTCTTAAATTCAGGATTTGTAGGTTTTGATGTCACGCTGGGTTTCAAGCACCAATAACTTAATCCTATAGGCTATTTTATTGTTGGCTTAACACATGCTTAAAGGTCATTGAGGAAAGCAAGCTAAAATCAGTTTATAGTACAACTGCAACTATGAATAATTGGAAGCGTTCAATGAAAACAGAATTAAGATGTATGGCAAAAGGAAAAATATGGAACTCACCATGTAGCACTTCATCCAGGCTTCCACCTGGAAGGTAGTCATATATCAACAGTTTCGATGAAGGGGAATTGCAATAGCCACGGAGATTGACCAAATTACGGTGCTTAACACTTCCCAATATCTCAAGTTCTCTATCAAAGAATTTGTCACGCCCCTCATTTGTTTTCACTATCCTTTTCAATGCAAAAACGTTACCATCATCCATTGCAAGTTTATACACGGTCCCAAAGCCCCCTGCTCCAATGATATTTTCCTCATCCATGGTCTCTAACTTCTTAAGGATATCTTTCGTGGAGTAAGGGAGGTCCCCATGGAACATCACAACAGAAGAGCCTGAAATGATAAGCAAGGTTATAACAAAATTTCTTTATGACATGTGAAGTACTAGCTTTGCATAATTCATGGCAACGTTACCTCCACATAGCTCTACCCTGAAACCATGGATATCTTTCTTCCCGAAATTTTTGTACAGAAAACAACCCCAGAAACACATCAGAGCCACTAATAGCAGAGCTCCCACTGTCGCGACCGCACTTATAACAACTCTGGAACTCCTTTTATTTGTGTCATCTACCATAATAAAACATCAAAACACATAAGAATGCAAAATTATTGTTAACTGAAAATACTATAGGCCCACTCTTGAACTGAAAATAGAAGTTAATTTACAGAATGCAAAATTGCCATAAGTGAGTTTCCTAGTGGAACATAAAAAGATCTATTAGCTATTATTGGCATGACTAAATGCACATTCGACCTTGTCAACCAAAAATATTAGACGCATACAAAAAATAATGTTAGACTAATGTTCAAATATCTGTTACCTTTCAAAGGCTGCTGGGAGCCATCTGATGGTGATTGAAGTGCATCTTTGCACACTGAATTAATCTGCCTACCACATAAATCACGGTTCCCAATAAAGCTGCATTACCATGTCAACATTCAGATGGGTAGAAGAAAGAGTAGTTTATGGCACAATGCATATGCTTTTACTCGATTGAATATGCAGATTGAATTAAATAGATATAAATAACAGAGGAGAAGAGAACTCACGAAGTTTCATTAAAATTGGCAAGTGAACCATCTGATGGTATTGCTCCTGTCAGAAAGTTCATGGATACATTGCTGCACAGGATGTGAAAATAATCATTTGGCTGGTAGCATGTAGCTTACCGTAACAGGTTTGGTCAGCTTATGGACATAAAAAAAAGCACTTACAATGATGCAAGTTTGGTCAGGTTATCAAGAGAATGCGGGATTGATCCCTTCAACGTATTGCTGGATAAGTCCCTGGATAAAATAAACATATTTCAGAAATAGGAAGTAATATCTAAATTACTTAAACAGGGAAAGTGAATTTATCTACATTTCAATACATATAATTTGTGTTCAAGCCTTCTTGTATGACCCATAGCAGATGTAGTGACATTAGTCTAGCATGAGGTATTTATCTGATGCGAAATTAATAATCAAATTTAATAAATAAGCTAAAACTACACAGAGGACTCACAATGTCTCGAGCTCAACCAGATCACCAAATTCCGAAGGGATATATCCACTTATATAATTTCCTTGTAGATATCTGCAAGTCATTTCACAACAGACGAAAAAAGAGCCTGATTTCACAGAAGAAATAAAAGCAAAAATTACATGCTAGAAGTTCTCTGGCACAGATACAAGAAGCTTGTGACCAAAACAGTAAATGACTGGCTATCCTCATGATCATTAATTATCAGTTGCAGCATCCAACATCCATTCGATGGAAGAAAAAAACATATGTAGCAATCAGAATTACTATAAAACTTACAGTTGTTGCAACTTGGTACAATTTCCTAGCTCGGGAGGGAGTGAACCATACAAACTGTTCCCCTGTAGTGATCTAATGACATAAAATCACATTTATATCAAAGACCAAGTTCTTTAATATACAAGGCGGGAAGTAGTTAAGAAATGCAAAAAGGAGAAGGTGAACACACTTACAAAGTCTGAAGCTGATTTAGCCTTCCAACTTCTGGTGGTATGGGCCCGACTAACTTGTGATATGGGAGAATCCTAAATGGAAGGCAGTGAGTGACCTTATGGCAATGCAACACAAAATACTGAATATGAATTGAAACTAGGAAATGATGTCCACAATATGAACACCAAATAACTGAAGGAAAACAGTGAGTGGATAGGTTAAGAAGTTGAGCAAATGACACCAAGCAGAGTTAATATACAGAGTGGTTTCTTGTTTCTTACAGATAAATCACTCTCTTGCTGTGACCATCGCATTTAACACCCTTCCAGTTGCAGGGATCCGCGTCTTGTTCGTGCCAATTTAGAAAGATCCCATCTGAATTTGTGATTGCCTTCTTAAAGGCGAGAAGTGCTTCACCTGTATGAAATAGTTCGTGCAAGATCAGTATTGGATAAGCAGGAAAAACAAATCAAATGGTCCGTGAGCAGCCACAACCATCATCACATACCATCTGAACTTAGCGCTCTTGCTGCACGGGCCCCAAAGTGCAGGATGATCAGAATAAAGAGGAAACTGGGCTGATTTCTGAGAAAATAGCCCATTTGTCACCACCTGGTGGAGCATACAAGGGTGACTAGAGCATATTCCAGAGGTCATGAATGAGGAAATACGGTATGCATCTTTACAATCGGAGAGAACCCAACCAACCAACCCTGCAATGGTGAAAAGCAAAACAAATCAACAATCATATAGGAGTAGTAACAAACTAAAGACGCGCTCAGAGAAATCTTAAGCCTTGAACGGCGGAGAAAAAATAGCAGATCAAATGCGGTATTTTTCGAGATAACGGCGTCCGGGGCTTTCGCACGAAATTGGCGGCCATGATATGGGAGCTAACTTTTTTTCGAGATGGTATGGGAACTAACTGAAGCAACATTTTCAGCCTTTTTATGCAAAAAATAATCCTTTCAGGCTAACTGAACTAGTTGCCTTCAAGCATCTGATTTCGAGATTCCCCAAATCCAAGAAAATAAATCTACAGGGCGGAAGCATTAGGCAGGCTCGTTTCTCAAATCGGGAACCAGTAGCGGATCTAGATGGCGTGAGCGGCACGCCCAGAGCAGAAATCCTGGAGCTCGGTGGGGTTTAGCTAAGAGCATCACTGGATGGGAATGAGCCCATACCTCAAACCCTCAGCGGGGCGGAGACAGCAGGAGCGCGATCTTGcggcgaggaggacggcggcgacgcTAGGCTGCtacggcgcggcggcgggcggtagAGCCGCGTTGGGTTGGGATTGGTAGGTCGGGactcgaggaagaagaggagctcgGGGAACAGAGGTACCGACGATTAGCGGTGGGGGAGACGGAGGATGTGAGCTGGGGAGTGGGAAGAAGCGGCACTGgatgtggtgtggtgtggtgtggtcACTGTGGTGGTGGTGAGCAGAGCTGAGAGCACTGAGCACTGGGCAGAGTGAGGGGGGAGGGTAAATGGGTCCGAGGAGATTAGGCAGACGGTGGCGCCGTGGCGCCGTGGCGGTGGGTGTGGGAGTGGGGCTGGAGCGGGAGCGAGTAGTCGTAGCAGTGAGCGTGAGAGAGTGCGGTTTTGTCCGCGCACGGCGTCAGCGACGGCGGCACACCACACGGGACGAACAGCTAATCGCTCAGTTACCAGATTGCCTTGCATGATATACGGAATTTGTCTGATTAGATTTATTGATTTTATATATTGTTATTAAAGAAAAATCTTGTGCTTAGAGCAAGTTCGTTGTCCGTATTGCTGTTTAGCAGTTATCATTGGGTTAAGGTGTTTGTACTTATACCCCAGAAAATGGGCTTGTATTATGGCACGCAAAGTGACAACGACATCTCTCTCTTCACTTGCACGAGAAAAGCGGCGGATTCTTTGCTGCGGAGAGGGctctttttttgaaaaaaatccaaAACAAACCTTAAACTTGTAGACGAAAGATAAATCGAATCCTGAACTCCCAATCCCTGAAATCAACACACCGAATTCATTGATTCTGGACTATTTTGAACCTTGGGAGCGGTTCGCTGGTATTCGCTGATGTGACAAGTCAACCCCTGGGATCGTTGACTAAGTCATGTGTCCCTCTTCGTTTTGATCGATGCATGGAGAAAATGTTATTGCATTCAACAACATCAAAAATCGCTACAGTACCTCTCAGTTTCAAAAACCATTCAAAGTTTAAAAAATGTGCACTACAGTACCTCCTAGGTTTTCAAAAATAGTTCGACACTTTCAACAAATGttggaattcaaaaaatattct
Proteins encoded:
- the LOC123100045 gene encoding 17.9 kDa class I heat shock protein gives rise to the protein MSLIRRGDVFDPFSLDLWDPFDGFPFGSGSGSIFPRTTSSETAAFAGTRIDWKETPEAHVFKADVPGLKKEEVKVEVDDGNVLQISGERNKEQEEKTDTWHRVERSSGKFLRRFRLPENVKAEEIKAAMENGVLTVTVPKAEAKKPDVKPVQITG
- the LOC123097952 gene encoding LRR receptor-like serine/threonine-protein kinase FEI 1 — translated: MGYFLRNQPSFLFILIILHFGARAARALSSDGEALLAFKKAITNSDGIFLNWHEQDADPCNWKGVKCDGHSKRVIYLILPYHKLVGPIPPEVGRLNQLQTLSLQGNSLYGSLPPELGNCTKLQQLYLQGNYISGYIPSEFGDLVELETLDLSSNTLKGSIPHSLDNLTKLASFNVSMNFLTGAIPSDGSLANFNETSFIGNRDLCGRQINSVCKDALQSPSDGSQQPLKDDTNKRSSRVVISAVATVGALLLVALMCFWGCFLYKNFGKKDIHGFRVELCGGSSVVMFHGDLPYSTKDILKKLETMDEENIIGAGGFGTVYKLAMDDGNVFALKRIVKTNEGRDKFFDRELEILGSVKHRNLVNLRGYCNSPSSKLLIYDYLPGGSLDEVLHEKTEQLEWEARINIILGAAKGLAYLHHDCSPRIIHRDIKSSNILLDGNFEARVSDFGLAKLLEDEESHITTIVAGTFGYLAPEYMQSGRATEKTDVYSFGVLVLEILSGKRPTDASFIEKGLNIVGWLNFLAGESREREIVDPDCDGVQIETLDALLSLAKQCVSSLPEERPTMHRVVQMLESDVITPCGSDFYDSE